A genomic stretch from Kribbella jejuensis includes:
- a CDS encoding LCP family protein translates to MSETQPIDPRYANRSPRRPAKRRNWFLRTVGLIVLLFVLTLVAVPLYAWSRIDKIDAMPTGDRPAKTSGTTYLMVGSDAREDLSRAERARLHTGGDAGPARTDSIMLMHVPKSGPTVLVSIPRDSAVNIPGVSGKQKINAAFNKSPALLIQTIENVTGLHIDHYVEVGFGGFASVIDSIGGITMCLPKAMNDDKAHINLPAGCQRLDGVKALGYVRSRHADGQNDFGRVERQRQMVGAIAKKASSPSTFLNPIRYYNVATKGVDALTVDKDMSLLDFVRFARGMRAISGSGGVTLTVPVSNDNYHLCCNRGDAVKWDTTKAKALFDAIKNDNTSGLKSS, encoded by the coding sequence ATGAGTGAAACGCAGCCCATCGACCCGCGATACGCGAACCGGTCGCCGCGCCGCCCAGCCAAGCGCCGCAACTGGTTCCTCCGGACCGTCGGACTGATCGTCCTGCTGTTCGTGCTCACGCTGGTCGCGGTCCCGCTGTACGCGTGGAGCCGGATCGACAAGATCGACGCGATGCCCACCGGCGACCGGCCGGCCAAGACCTCGGGGACGACGTACCTGATGGTCGGATCGGACGCCCGCGAGGACCTGTCCCGGGCCGAGCGCGCCCGGCTGCACACCGGCGGCGACGCCGGACCGGCGCGGACCGACTCGATCATGCTGATGCACGTCCCGAAGTCCGGGCCGACCGTGCTGGTCAGCATCCCGCGGGACAGTGCGGTCAACATTCCGGGCGTGTCCGGCAAGCAGAAGATCAACGCTGCGTTCAACAAGAGCCCGGCGCTGCTGATCCAGACCATCGAGAACGTCACCGGGCTGCACATCGACCACTACGTCGAGGTCGGCTTCGGCGGGTTCGCCTCGGTCATCGACAGCATCGGCGGCATCACCATGTGCTTGCCGAAGGCAATGAACGACGACAAGGCGCACATCAACCTGCCGGCCGGCTGCCAGCGGCTCGACGGCGTGAAGGCGCTCGGTTACGTCCGCTCCCGGCACGCCGACGGCCAGAACGACTTCGGCCGGGTCGAGCGGCAACGGCAGATGGTCGGCGCGATCGCGAAGAAGGCCAGCTCGCCGTCGACGTTCCTGAACCCGATCCGCTACTACAACGTGGCGACCAAGGGCGTCGACGCGCTCACGGTGGACAAGGACATGAGCCTGCTCGACTTCGTCCGGTTCGCCCGCGGCATGCGGGCCATCTCCGGCAGTGGCGGCGTGACGCTGACGGTCCCGGTCAGCAACGACAACTACCACCTGTGCTGCAACCGCGGTGACGCGGTCAAGTGGGACACCACCAAGGCCAAGGCCCTCTTCGACGCCATCAAGAACGACAACACGAGCGGTCTGAAGAGCAGTTGA
- a CDS encoding LuxR C-terminal-related transcriptional regulator — METIERRVSGLMAACARADTPELLFEQVSQRLRTIVPFDGAGWFATDPSTVLATLPVRIENIEPGDCETFWERECRVEDALLFRDLARSESGVGTLYAATDDHPLRSARYREFLAPQGYGDELRGVCRLGENVWGVLDLYRERSRTPFSRADLEVLRAVAPAMALALRTFVSRAQVPAGSAAGTGPGTALYDANGSLLSLDEQAERLLTEAAGPDWASLPYSMTPVRAVVARAMAIQAGTDRGPATARIRAASGRWLALHASYLRGADGGAGPVALTIEPAKSAQLAPIIVEAYALTPREQEITRAVARGLSNPEIAAELFLSPHTVRDHLKAIFAKVGVGSRGELVAKLFAEHYGPSLHSASAPVQHVSF, encoded by the coding sequence ATGGAGACGATCGAGCGGCGCGTGAGTGGGTTGATGGCGGCCTGCGCTCGCGCGGACACGCCGGAGTTGCTGTTCGAGCAGGTGTCGCAGCGGTTGCGGACGATCGTGCCGTTCGACGGCGCGGGCTGGTTCGCGACCGATCCGTCGACCGTGCTCGCGACCCTCCCGGTCCGGATCGAGAACATCGAGCCCGGAGACTGCGAGACCTTCTGGGAGCGGGAGTGCCGCGTCGAGGACGCGCTGCTGTTCCGCGACCTGGCCCGTTCCGAGTCCGGCGTCGGTACGTTGTACGCCGCGACCGACGACCACCCGCTGCGCAGTGCGCGGTACCGCGAATTCCTTGCACCGCAGGGATACGGCGACGAGCTCCGTGGAGTGTGCCGCCTCGGTGAGAACGTCTGGGGCGTGCTCGACCTCTATCGCGAGCGGTCCAGAACGCCGTTCTCGCGGGCCGACCTGGAAGTTCTGCGCGCGGTGGCTCCCGCCATGGCGCTGGCGTTGCGGACGTTCGTCAGTAGGGCGCAGGTGCCGGCCGGCTCCGCCGCCGGGACCGGACCCGGGACGGCGCTGTACGACGCCAACGGGTCATTGCTGTCCCTGGACGAGCAGGCCGAACGCCTGCTCACCGAGGCCGCCGGACCCGACTGGGCGTCGCTGCCGTACAGCATGACGCCGGTGCGCGCAGTCGTGGCGCGGGCGATGGCCATCCAGGCCGGTACCGATCGCGGTCCGGCCACGGCCCGGATCCGCGCTGCCTCGGGGCGCTGGCTGGCGCTGCACGCGTCGTACCTGCGCGGCGCCGACGGTGGCGCCGGTCCGGTCGCGCTGACCATCGAGCCGGCGAAGTCGGCGCAGCTCGCGCCGATCATCGTCGAGGCGTACGCGCTGACGCCACGGGAGCAGGAGATCACCCGCGCGGTCGCTCGTGGACTGTCCAACCCGGAGATCGCCGCCGAGCTGTTCCTGTCGCCGCACACCGTCCGCGACCACCTCAAGGCGATCTTCGCGAAGGTCGGTGTCGGCAGCCGCGGCGAGTTGGTGGCGAAGCTGTTCGCCGAGCACTACGGCCCGAGTCTGCACAGCGCCTCGGCACCGGTCCAGCACGTGTCCTTCTAG
- a CDS encoding GNAT family N-acetyltransferase, whose amino-acid sequence MNDLVIRRATAADVRPIVAMIADDQLGATRESTDDLTPYLAAFEQIDADPNQLLVVAERNDEVIGTLQLTIIPGLSRRGSTRGLIEAVRVAAPARGSGLGTTLIRWAVEESRNRGCTLVQLTSDKSRTDAHRFYTNLGFENTHEGFKLKLR is encoded by the coding sequence ATGAACGATCTCGTCATCCGCCGCGCCACCGCCGCCGACGTCCGCCCGATCGTCGCGATGATCGCCGACGACCAGCTCGGCGCGACCCGTGAGTCCACCGACGACCTGACGCCGTACCTGGCCGCCTTCGAGCAGATCGACGCCGACCCCAACCAGCTGCTGGTGGTTGCCGAACGCAACGACGAGGTGATCGGTACGCTGCAGCTGACGATCATCCCCGGCCTGTCCCGCCGCGGCTCCACCCGCGGCCTGATCGAGGCCGTCCGGGTCGCCGCCCCCGCCCGCGGCTCCGGCCTCGGCACCACCCTGATCCGATGGGCCGTCGAGGAATCCCGCAACCGCGGCTGCACCCTCGTCCAACTCACCTCGGACAAGTCCCGCACCGACGCCCACCGCTTCTACACCAACCTAGGCTTCGAAAACACCCACGAAGGCTTCAAACTCAAACTCCGGTAA
- a CDS encoding DUF1990 family protein, with the protein MKLDDLARLQLTYDEVGCTRYDETPVGLHRLECTERIGAGDEVFQRAADALLTWRMHRVAGFGTTATDTPPRVGTDTLGLLNLGILSRRLQSRRGVPIPCRVVWTVDEPDQIGFAYGTLEGHPECGEESFLVTREGDDVHATIRAYSRGASWYARLGGPVTRRAQHYAARRYLAALRRLAT; encoded by the coding sequence TTGAAACTCGACGACCTGGCGCGGTTGCAGCTCACCTACGACGAGGTGGGCTGTACTCGGTACGACGAGACGCCTGTGGGGCTGCACCGGCTCGAGTGCACCGAGCGGATCGGAGCCGGCGACGAGGTGTTCCAGCGGGCTGCCGACGCGTTGCTGACCTGGCGAATGCATCGGGTCGCTGGGTTCGGGACAACTGCCACGGATACGCCGCCGCGGGTCGGTACCGACACGCTCGGGTTGCTGAACCTAGGGATCCTCAGCAGGCGACTGCAGAGCCGACGGGGCGTGCCGATCCCCTGCCGCGTCGTCTGGACCGTCGACGAGCCTGACCAGATCGGTTTCGCCTACGGCACGCTGGAGGGCCACCCCGAGTGCGGCGAGGAGTCGTTCCTCGTCACCCGCGAAGGTGACGACGTCCACGCCACTATCCGCGCCTACAGTCGCGGCGCCAGCTGGTACGCACGTCTCGGCGGTCCGGTCACCCGCAGGGCCCAGCACTATGCGGCCAGACGCTACCTGGCCGCCCTCCGCCGCCTCGCCACATAA
- a CDS encoding DUF2891 domain-containing protein, whose translation MKYAAAWADIACQVLDTTYPYATQHASTGPDDVDVTPDRLHPAFHGSYDWHSSVHMQWSLVRLVTLAPEEAGQRPIELLDRRLTPEAIAVEAAYLRERPSYERPYGWAWAAMLVAATRGTRWADALTPLGDVIAELVLAWLPKQVYPVRHGVHLNSAFALALLHEAYGELGRPDVVEAIRLRALEWYGADNAYDTRFEPSGTDFLSPALTEAELMRRVLPSSEFGDWLAAFLPGLGADAHQHLLDVPATVDSTDGQLAHLDGLALSRAWQLRSIAPALPYVADVLRAAADRQVEAVLPTVTDGDFMSTHWLVSFALLADQAQPR comes from the coding sequence ATGAAGTACGCCGCAGCCTGGGCCGACATCGCCTGTCAGGTACTCGACACCACCTACCCCTACGCCACCCAGCACGCGTCGACCGGTCCGGACGACGTGGACGTCACGCCGGACCGTCTGCACCCGGCGTTCCACGGGTCGTACGACTGGCATTCCAGCGTGCACATGCAGTGGTCCCTGGTCCGCCTGGTGACACTGGCGCCGGAAGAGGCCGGGCAGCGTCCGATCGAGCTGCTGGATCGGCGGCTGACGCCGGAGGCGATCGCTGTCGAGGCGGCGTACCTGCGGGAGCGGCCGTCGTACGAACGCCCGTACGGGTGGGCGTGGGCGGCCATGCTCGTCGCGGCGACCCGCGGAACGCGGTGGGCCGATGCGCTCACGCCGCTCGGGGACGTGATCGCGGAGCTCGTTCTCGCGTGGCTGCCGAAGCAGGTCTACCCGGTGCGGCACGGCGTACATCTCAACTCCGCTTTCGCACTGGCGTTGTTGCACGAGGCGTACGGCGAGCTCGGCCGGCCGGACGTGGTCGAGGCGATCCGGTTGCGAGCACTGGAGTGGTACGGCGCGGACAACGCGTACGACACGCGCTTCGAACCGTCCGGCACCGACTTCTTGTCGCCGGCGCTGACCGAGGCGGAGCTGATGCGACGGGTGCTGCCGTCCAGCGAGTTCGGCGACTGGCTGGCGGCGTTTCTGCCGGGGCTTGGCGCAGACGCGCACCAGCACCTGCTCGATGTGCCGGCGACTGTTGATTCCACTGATGGGCAGTTGGCGCACCTGGACGGGTTGGCGTTGTCGCGGGCGTGGCAGCTGCGGTCGATCGCACCGGCACTTCCTTACGTTGCCGACGTACTGCGGGCCGCTGCTGATCGTCAGGTGGAAGCAGTGCTGCCTACGGTGACGGACGGGGATTTCATGTCGACGCACTGGCTTGTGTCGTTCGCTCTCCTCGCCGACCAGGCACAGCCCAGGTAA
- a CDS encoding ROK family transcriptional regulator, with protein sequence MATTPGTPRLLRAMNDRAALNLLLSQGPLSRTTLGNLTGLSKPTASQLLARLEAAHLVRPSGTSAGRPGPNAQLYEINGEIAYVAGLDVNPARIRAAVADLTGKVVGRYELATPGRSAKGTVDRVVKAIEGAAGEAGLSRDRLRRVSIGTPGGFDPTTGRLRYATHLPGWHAPHLLEELAAAIAVPLEVENDVNLAAIAEQRVGHAQQHDNFVLLWGDEGIGAAIVINGRLHRGATGGAGEVAFLPLPGTPLVRNVGRNNAGGFQELAGGEPVLELAREHGLKARTPEAAIAVALQTEGVGDAVLNEFAHRLAVGLAAIVAVVDPELIVLAGGVITAGGERLRELVQDELADLTVPRPQLLMTAISTDPVLSGALQSALSTTRDEVFDTAGPPIT encoded by the coding sequence ATGGCAACGACACCCGGAACGCCGCGCCTGCTGCGCGCGATGAACGACCGCGCCGCCCTGAATCTGCTGCTCAGCCAGGGCCCGCTCTCCCGGACCACGCTCGGCAACCTGACCGGCCTGTCCAAGCCGACCGCGTCGCAGCTACTCGCACGGCTGGAGGCGGCCCACCTGGTCCGCCCGAGCGGGACCAGCGCCGGCCGGCCGGGGCCGAACGCGCAGCTGTACGAGATCAACGGCGAGATCGCGTACGTCGCTGGGCTCGACGTCAACCCGGCGCGGATCCGGGCCGCGGTCGCGGACCTGACCGGGAAGGTCGTCGGCCGGTACGAGCTTGCCACCCCGGGCCGGAGCGCCAAGGGCACGGTCGACCGGGTAGTGAAGGCGATCGAGGGCGCGGCCGGCGAGGCGGGCCTGAGCCGTGACCGCCTGCGCCGCGTCTCGATCGGTACGCCGGGTGGTTTCGACCCGACGACCGGGCGGCTGCGGTACGCGACCCACCTGCCAGGCTGGCACGCCCCGCACCTGCTCGAGGAGCTGGCCGCGGCGATCGCCGTACCGCTCGAGGTGGAGAACGACGTCAACCTGGCCGCCATCGCCGAGCAGCGCGTCGGCCACGCCCAGCAGCATGACAACTTCGTGCTGCTCTGGGGCGACGAAGGCATCGGCGCAGCGATCGTCATCAACGGCCGCCTGCACCGCGGCGCGACCGGCGGCGCCGGGGAGGTCGCGTTCCTGCCGTTGCCCGGTACGCCGCTGGTTCGCAACGTCGGCCGCAACAACGCCGGCGGTTTCCAGGAGCTGGCCGGTGGCGAACCGGTCCTGGAGCTGGCCCGGGAACACGGCCTGAAGGCCCGCACGCCGGAAGCCGCGATCGCGGTCGCGCTCCAGACCGAGGGCGTCGGCGACGCCGTCCTGAACGAGTTCGCGCACCGGCTCGCAGTCGGTCTGGCCGCGATCGTCGCGGTCGTCGACCCGGAGCTGATCGTGCTGGCCGGCGGCGTCATCACCGCGGGCGGCGAACGCCTGCGCGAGCTGGTGCAGGACGAGCTCGCCGATCTGACCGTACCGCGGCCGCAGCTGTTGATGACCGCGATCAGCACCGACCCCGTGCTCTCCGGGGCACTGCAGTCCGCACTGAGCACCACCCGCGACGAGGTCTTCGACACCGCGGGTCCCCCGATCACCTAG
- a CDS encoding DUF969 domain-containing protein: MWVLLAIAVVVVGFALRINSMLVVTAAGIVAGLIGGLSPVKILDAFGDGFAGSRSVTVFIVTLPVIGLIERYGLQHQARKLISKLKVLTTGRLLALYMVIRQGTAAVGLTSIGGYAQAVRPLIHPMAAGAAERKYGKLPEKMQEKIKGFAASADTVGVFFGEDIFVAIGSILLITGFVDTTYGLKLEAIDIAVWAIPTGICALLIHGTRLWLLDRTLDKLAAEADLEAQEAVR, translated from the coding sequence ATGTGGGTTCTGCTCGCCATCGCCGTGGTGGTCGTCGGGTTCGCGCTCCGGATCAATTCGATGCTGGTCGTCACCGCGGCCGGGATCGTCGCCGGCCTGATCGGCGGCCTGTCTCCGGTCAAGATCCTGGACGCGTTCGGCGACGGCTTCGCCGGCAGCCGGTCCGTCACCGTCTTCATCGTCACGCTGCCCGTCATCGGGCTGATCGAGCGCTACGGCCTGCAGCACCAGGCCCGCAAGCTGATCAGCAAACTCAAGGTGCTGACCACCGGCCGCCTGCTCGCGCTGTACATGGTGATCCGGCAGGGCACTGCCGCCGTCGGCCTGACCAGCATCGGCGGGTACGCGCAGGCCGTCCGGCCACTGATCCACCCGATGGCCGCCGGTGCCGCGGAGCGCAAGTACGGCAAGCTTCCGGAAAAGATGCAGGAGAAGATCAAGGGCTTCGCGGCCAGCGCCGACACGGTCGGGGTCTTCTTCGGTGAGGACATCTTCGTCGCGATCGGTTCGATCCTGCTGATCACCGGCTTCGTCGACACCACGTACGGGCTGAAGCTCGAGGCGATCGACATCGCGGTCTGGGCGATCCCGACCGGGATCTGCGCACTGCTCATCCACGGCACCCGGCTGTGGCTGCTCGACCGCACCCTAGACAAACTGGCGGCCGAGGCGGACCTCGAGGCCCAGGAGGCCGTCCGATGA
- a CDS encoding uracil-DNA glycosylase: MSPKTLADLVAPDWAEALAPVEDTVARMGEFLRGEIAAGRAYLPAGENVLRAFHRPLAEVKVLVVGQDPYPTPGHPVGLSFSVAPDVRPIPRSLQNIYRELMADVGVPAPSNGDLTPWADQGVLMLNRVLTVQPGKSGAHRGKGWESVTEQAIRALVNRGGPLVAILWGRDAQTLKPMLGDTPYVESAHPSPMSADRGFFGSRPFSRVNALLVEQGATPVDWRLP; the protein is encoded by the coding sequence GTGAGTCCTAAGACGTTGGCGGATCTGGTGGCGCCGGACTGGGCCGAGGCGTTGGCTCCGGTCGAGGACACTGTGGCGCGGATGGGTGAATTCCTGCGCGGAGAGATTGCCGCGGGCCGCGCCTACCTTCCGGCCGGCGAGAACGTACTGCGTGCGTTCCATCGGCCGCTGGCGGAGGTGAAGGTGCTCGTGGTCGGCCAGGACCCGTACCCGACGCCCGGCCACCCTGTGGGGCTCAGCTTCTCGGTGGCTCCCGACGTACGGCCGATCCCGCGCAGCCTGCAGAACATCTACCGCGAGCTGATGGCTGACGTCGGCGTACCGGCACCGTCGAACGGCGACCTGACGCCGTGGGCCGACCAGGGTGTGCTCATGCTGAACAGAGTGCTCACCGTGCAGCCCGGCAAATCCGGCGCACACCGCGGCAAGGGCTGGGAATCCGTCACCGAGCAGGCCATCCGCGCTCTGGTGAACCGCGGCGGCCCACTGGTCGCAATCTTGTGGGGCCGCGACGCCCAGACCCTCAAGCCGATGCTGGGCGACACGCCGTACGTCGAAAGCGCCCACCCGAGCCCGATGTCCGCCGACCGCGGCTTCTTCGGCTCCCGTCCCTTCAGCCGCGTCAACGCCCTCCTGGTCGAGCAGGGCGCCACTCCGGTCGACTGGCGCCTCCCCTAG
- a CDS encoding mechanosensitive ion channel family protein: protein MSALAIDFTQPFENAFSKLLSFIPNLLGGLVILVIGYFVAKVLGKLVGKLLGRVGFDHWMDRAGVSGVLQRSGTGLTASAVLGKVVFWFVFLISFTMFASALGVPEISNFMSDMLGYIPRIFAAIVIVCLAALFANFLAAIIRGATGNETLAKVARYAVLVYAAFAALTQLGVAVQLTGNTLLIVLGGAALAVGLAFGLGGREMAGRALANLFDKDKMVKSSDHNGTMDGTTAAYPTQGNYQGNYQQPTQPEQHHAAHSAGTWSNGTGQNGNWPQGQ from the coding sequence ATGTCAGCGTTAGCTATCGATTTCACCCAGCCGTTCGAGAACGCGTTCAGCAAACTGCTGTCGTTCATCCCGAACCTGCTCGGTGGCCTGGTCATCCTGGTGATCGGGTACTTCGTCGCGAAGGTGCTCGGCAAACTCGTCGGCAAGCTGCTCGGCCGGGTCGGCTTCGACCACTGGATGGACCGGGCCGGCGTCTCCGGGGTACTGCAACGGTCGGGCACGGGGCTGACCGCGTCGGCGGTACTCGGCAAGGTCGTGTTCTGGTTCGTGTTCCTGATCAGCTTCACGATGTTCGCCTCCGCACTCGGCGTGCCGGAGATCTCGAACTTCATGAGCGACATGCTCGGCTACATCCCGCGGATCTTCGCCGCGATCGTGATCGTCTGCCTGGCGGCGCTGTTCGCGAACTTCCTGGCGGCGATCATCCGCGGTGCCACCGGCAACGAGACGCTGGCCAAGGTGGCGCGGTACGCCGTTCTCGTGTACGCCGCGTTCGCCGCGCTGACCCAGCTCGGTGTGGCGGTCCAGCTGACCGGTAACACCCTGCTGATCGTCCTCGGGGGCGCTGCACTCGCCGTCGGCCTCGCTTTCGGCCTCGGGGGCCGCGAGATGGCCGGCCGCGCACTGGCCAACCTGTTCGACAAGGACAAGATGGTCAAGTCCAGCGACCACAACGGCACCATGGACGGCACGACGGCCGCCTACCCGACCCAGGGCAACTACCAGGGCAACTACCAGCAGCCCACCCAACCCGAACAACACCACGCCGCCCACAGCGCCGGCACCTGGTCCAACGGCACAGGCCAAAACGGCAACTGGCCACAAGGTCAGTAA
- a CDS encoding DUF979 domain-containing protein, whose translation MIKVEWFYWLCGLLFVLIALQVVNDRGNPKRLGSAAFWGLLGLSFGYGTFVVHKQAPAWVLGIAVIVIAVLAGFGFPTRGQERTTTPAEREHFANKFGNKLFLPALVIPVVAAIFGAWLAKVELGNGKPLLETGSATIIGLGVASILALIVGMVLFRPKSLAAPLHEGRRLLEHIGWAAILPQMLATLGLLFTASGVGKAVGHVTNHLIPKGSLIAAVALYCIGMAIFTIIMGNAFAAFPVMTAAVGWPLLVQQFHGTPAVVFAIGMLAGFCGTLCTPMAANFNLVPAALLEMKDQYGPIKAQIPTAIPLLACNIVLMYVFAF comes from the coding sequence ATGATCAAGGTCGAGTGGTTCTACTGGCTCTGCGGGCTGCTGTTCGTGCTGATCGCGCTGCAGGTCGTCAACGACCGTGGCAACCCCAAGCGGCTCGGCAGTGCGGCCTTCTGGGGACTCCTCGGATTGTCCTTCGGCTACGGGACGTTCGTCGTGCACAAGCAGGCTCCGGCCTGGGTGCTCGGCATCGCGGTGATCGTGATCGCGGTCCTGGCCGGCTTCGGCTTTCCGACGCGAGGTCAGGAACGGACGACGACTCCGGCCGAGCGCGAGCACTTCGCGAACAAGTTCGGCAACAAGCTCTTCCTGCCCGCGTTGGTGATTCCGGTCGTCGCGGCGATCTTCGGGGCCTGGCTGGCGAAGGTCGAGCTGGGCAACGGCAAACCGCTGCTCGAGACCGGTTCGGCCACGATCATCGGACTCGGCGTCGCGTCGATCCTGGCGCTGATCGTCGGCATGGTGCTGTTCCGGCCGAAATCCCTGGCCGCGCCACTGCACGAGGGGCGCCGGCTGCTCGAACACATCGGCTGGGCCGCGATCCTGCCGCAGATGCTGGCCACGCTCGGCCTGCTGTTCACTGCGTCCGGCGTCGGCAAGGCGGTCGGTCACGTCACCAATCACCTGATCCCCAAGGGCTCGCTGATCGCCGCGGTCGCCTTGTACTGCATCGGTATGGCGATCTTCACGATCATCATGGGCAACGCGTTCGCGGCGTTCCCGGTGATGACGGCCGCGGTCGGGTGGCCGCTGCTGGTGCAGCAGTTCCACGGCACGCCCGCGGTCGTGTTCGCGATCGGCATGCTGGCCGGCTTCTGCGGCACGCTGTGTACGCCGATGGCCGCCAACTTCAACCTGGTCCCGGCGGCGCTGCTGGAGATGAAGGACCAGTACGGCCCGATCAAGGCGCAGATCCCGACCGCGATCCCCTTGCTGGCCTGCAACATCGTCCTGATGTACGTCTTCGCGTTCTAG
- a CDS encoding type II toxin-antitoxin system VapC family toxin has translation MTRYVIDAPTLLHLVERELAVAAHHQLVAPAAIRSEGLELLLHDVRRGKRTEKDARQLHTRMTEVKIRALGDRVSRWTAWKIARDQDWDTLRDAEYLAVTQLQADALVTVDPRLAALADGLVPVQPVENLFE, from the coding sequence ATGACGCGCTATGTGATTGATGCACCCACTCTGTTGCACCTGGTCGAGCGGGAGCTGGCGGTGGCGGCGCACCATCAGCTGGTTGCCCCTGCGGCGATCAGGTCGGAGGGGCTCGAGCTGCTGTTGCACGACGTACGGCGGGGGAAGCGGACCGAGAAGGATGCGCGGCAGCTGCACACCCGGATGACCGAGGTGAAGATCCGTGCGCTCGGCGACCGGGTGTCGCGCTGGACCGCGTGGAAGATCGCCCGTGATCAGGACTGGGACACGCTCCGGGACGCGGAGTACCTCGCGGTCACGCAGCTGCAGGCGGATGCCCTGGTCACGGTCGATCCGCGGCTGGCGGCGCTGGCCGACGGCCTCGTCCCGGTGCAGCCGGTGGAGAATTTGTTCGAATGA
- a CDS encoding FAD-binding oxidoreductase, with translation MTTTVTHADALDRLATDLDGTLVRPGEASWDAARQAWHLSVDQRPAAVVLARSVRDVQCVVAVARRLGLRVAPQSTGHNAAPLGPLDGTILLKTSPMRAVQIDPQTRVARVEAGALWMDVTPAAAEHGLAALAGSAPDVGVVGYTLGGGLSWLGRSHGLAANSVVAIEAVTAAGELLRIGPDRHPELFWALRGGGGSFAIVTALEFRLYPITDVVAGVLFFPIDRAWAVLQTWRTWLSSVPDTVTSVGRLLRFPPLPDLPPHLRGQSFAVIEAACQLTDPEADELLAPLRALGPAMDTFRRAPMPELAALHMDPPGPTPGYGDGMLLGELSPQAIESFVQAAGAADALLSVELRQLGGALAPERSEGGAVDSLDAAFALFAVGITPDARAASAVRADVDAVQHAMAPWSTGGAYLNFAERRKAGTALFGASAYERLQAVKTAYDPHDLVRANHPVPPLPTLRA, from the coding sequence ATGACCACCACCGTGACGCACGCCGACGCACTCGATCGGCTCGCCACCGACCTCGACGGCACCCTTGTCCGGCCGGGCGAGGCGTCCTGGGACGCGGCCCGGCAGGCGTGGCACCTGAGCGTCGACCAGCGACCGGCCGCCGTCGTGCTGGCCCGCTCCGTCCGCGACGTCCAGTGCGTCGTCGCCGTCGCGCGCCGGCTCGGCCTTCGGGTCGCACCGCAGTCGACCGGTCACAACGCGGCCCCGCTGGGCCCGCTCGACGGCACGATCCTGCTGAAGACGTCGCCGATGCGTGCCGTCCAGATCGACCCGCAGACGCGGGTGGCGCGGGTCGAGGCCGGCGCGCTCTGGATGGATGTGACGCCCGCGGCGGCCGAGCACGGTCTGGCCGCGCTAGCCGGATCGGCGCCGGACGTCGGCGTCGTCGGTTACACCCTCGGCGGCGGCCTGTCCTGGCTCGGCCGATCACACGGACTCGCCGCGAACAGCGTCGTCGCGATCGAGGCCGTGACAGCCGCCGGCGAGCTGCTGCGGATCGGGCCCGACCGGCACCCGGAACTGTTCTGGGCGTTGCGCGGTGGCGGTGGGAGTTTCGCGATCGTGACAGCCCTCGAGTTCCGCCTCTACCCGATCACCGACGTCGTCGCCGGAGTGCTGTTCTTCCCGATCGACCGCGCGTGGGCCGTCCTCCAGACCTGGCGGACCTGGCTGTCTTCGGTACCGGACACCGTGACGTCCGTCGGTCGCCTGCTGCGCTTCCCGCCGCTGCCGGACCTGCCGCCACACCTGCGGGGACAGTCTTTCGCCGTGATCGAAGCGGCCTGCCAGCTGACGGACCCGGAAGCCGACGAACTGCTCGCGCCGCTGCGTGCTCTGGGCCCCGCGATGGACACCTTCCGCAGGGCTCCGATGCCCGAGCTCGCCGCGCTGCACATGGATCCGCCCGGGCCGACCCCCGGGTACGGCGACGGCATGCTGCTCGGCGAGCTCTCACCGCAGGCGATCGAGTCGTTCGTCCAGGCGGCCGGCGCGGCCGACGCGTTGCTGTCGGTCGAACTCCGGCAGCTCGGCGGCGCGCTCGCACCCGAGCGGTCCGAGGGTGGAGCGGTCGACTCCCTCGACGCGGCGTTCGCGCTGTTCGCCGTCGGCATCACGCCGGATGCCCGGGCGGCGAGCGCCGTACGGGCAGACGTCGACGCCGTACAGCACGCGATGGCTCCCTGGTCGACAGGCGGCGCCTACCTGAACTTCGCCGAGCGCCGCAAGGCCGGTACGGCGCTGTTCGGAGCGTCGGCGTACGAACGGCTGCAGGCGGTCAAGACGGCGTACGACCCGCACGATCTCGTTCGCGCCAACCATCCCGTGCCGCCGCTGCCTACGCTGCGGGCATGA